The nucleotide sequence CTTTCTTTATCATGTATCCCCACCATCAAGAGACCATCGCCAACGCGGAGCGAGTTTTTGCCGCCGAACCTGATGTAATCGCCCTGCTCGTCGGCGGTTCCATCGCTCACGGGTTAGCCCGTGAAACTTCCGACGTGGATATCATGATCGTCGTTTCCCCCGAGTCCTACGCCGCCCGTAAAGCACGCGACGAACCGCTCTATCTCAACTTCGAGCACAGCACCTACGAAGGTGGCTACATCGACGGCAAGTATCTCGATATTCCTTTCATGGCACAGGTCGCGGACCGCGGCAGTGAAGCCGCCCGCTACGCCTTTCAAGATGCCATCGTGGTATTTTCCCGCGACGACCAAATCCCCGCCCTCATTTCCCGTATCGTCCGTTTTCCGGTGGAAAAGAAAGCGGATAACATCCGCCGGTTTCTGGCCCAAATGAACGCCTGGAAATGGATGGCGCAGGAGGGTCGCAAACACGGCAACCGCTACATAGTCCGACGCGCGATCGACAACTTCATCCTCTTCTCCAGCCGGGTTATCCTCGCTCACAACGAGCGGCTTTACCCGTTCCACAAATGGATGCTGCGCGAGGTCGAGCGCGCACCGGATCGACCCGCGGACATGCTGGCGATGATCGATCGGATTCTCGACGAATCATCCGCCGAGTCCGTCGAGGCCCTCTTCTCCGCCGTCAAAGCGACCACCACGGTCGAGTTTGACGACGCGACCTGGGGACGCTGGTTCCAACGCGACAACGAGCTCAACTGGCTCGACCACGAACCGCCGGTGGCCGATTTGTGAGAGTCCCGTGACTCGCGGCTTTTGATTTGTAATACTGTCGCGCCGAGCTGTTGATCCCCCGCTATGAAAGTCGCCTTTATCAGTGGCACCAGCATCGTGAAGTCCGATCTCTTCGCCGCTTGGGACGTCCGCACCATCGAAACCCCCTACGGCCCCGTCACCTACAAGGCGCACGGCGACCATGTGCTCATCAACCGCCACGGCTACGAGTTTCCCAAGCCGCCGCACACGATCAACTACCGGGCCAATATCCGGGCGCTGGCCGACCTGGGTTACACCGACATCGTATCCCTCAACTCCGTCGGATCGCTCGATCCCGCGCTGCCTCCCGGCACGTTTGTTTCCTGCTCCGACTACGTATGCCTCCAGGAGGGACCCAAAACCTTCCACGACGACGAGCTCAAGGGCGGCGCGCCCGGCATCGCCAATAACCTCATTCCCGACCTCCTCAAGGCCCTCGACCCGGAGTTCACCATTTATCCCGGCAAGACCTACGTGCAGATGCGCGGCCCGCGCTTCGAAACCAAGGCCGAAATCCGCGTCGTCAAAAACTGGGGCGATGTCATCGGCATGACCGCCGCCTTCGAAGCCGACCTTTGCTCCGAACTTGGCCTCAACTACAACAGTTTCGCTCTCATCGATAATTTCGCGAACGGCTTGGAAGGCACCGAAATCGACTTCGCCAAGTTCCACGACCTGGTGAAGGAAAACCAAGCCAAGGTGAACCGCCTCTTCACGCGTTTCCTCGAGATCCTTGGCTGAGCGCGCTAACGCAGGACCGTGCTGCTACTTCGTGCCTATCACCGCGTCGAGCGCTGCGCGGTAGACGCGCCCGATCGGTATCCAACGTTCCTCGATCAAGATCTCCCCGCCCTTGATCGCGTCGATTTGACCGACGGCAACGATGAACGATTTGTGCACCCGGACAAACCCATCGCTCGGCAACCGTCGTTCCCACTGCTGCAAGGTTTCATGACTGATCAACGTGCTGTTGCGACGGACCAACTTCACGTAGTCGCCCACGCCTTCGATCAGCAGGATATCCGCCAGGTCGACGCGCACCATCGCGCCTTCGGCTTTGATAAAAACGGATTGATCCGCCCAAGACGTGGCGGCACTTACGCGGCTCTCGACGACGTTTGAAACACCACCCGCGCTCGTCACGGCTGCGACTTCCATACGGCGCTGAACTTTTTCCAGCGCTTGGCAAAACCGCTCGAAGGAGAACGGTTTTTTCAAGTAGTCGACCGCCTCCAAGTCGTAGCTCTCCAATGCGTGTTCCGCAAACGCCGTGGTAAATATGATGGGAGGGGCGTGTTTGAGCGATCGCGCGAAACTCAAACCCGACAATCGCGGCATCTGAATATCCAGAAAGATCACATCGATGTCTTTTTCCGTATGCAGCGCATCCAATGCTTCGACCGCATTGTTACACTTTCGCACGATCTGCAGGTGCGGCAGCGAACGCGCGAAATTTTCAATCACACGCTGCGCCAACGGCTCGTCATCCACCACCAAGCATCGGATCGGCTTCACGACCACACCTCCACTCGCGCAACGAAACGGTCGCCCTCATCACGCAACACCAAGTCGTGACGGTCTGGATACAGCAGGTGCAGGCGCCGTCGCACATTCTCCAAGCCAATCCCTCCCGGCATCTCGCTCGCCGGCGCCGGCGGGGTGATCCCCATCCCCGCCAGGACCGCCTCCATGTCCTCCTTGCTGTTGATCACCTCGACCACGAGATGCCCGTCGACCAAAACTGAAGCGTTGATCTCCACAAAGGCCTCCACCGGTGCGGTGCTCACCCCGTGCTTAAACGCGTTTTCCACGAACGGCAGGAACAGCAGGGGAGCCACCTGCACGCCTTCCGGATCGCCTTGCACATTCAAGGTCATCCGCATCGTATTCTCAGTCCGGATACGCTCCAGGTCGAGATAATGCTGCACAAACTCCAACTCCTTGCGCAGCTCGATCGACTCCACTTGGCTGTCGTGCAGGATGTAGCGCATCATCTCCGACATCTTCAACACGTAGGCCGGGCCGTCATCGGATTTGTCCAGCGCCAACGAGTAGATGTTATTAAGCGAGTTGAACAGAAAGTGGGGATTCAACTGCGCCTTCAACGCCGTCAGTTCCGCTTCGAGTTTTTGACGTTCCAACTCCCGCGATCGCGCCCACGACCGCAAATAGTGAAGCACCGAGCTCAGCGCCGTGAAGACCAGAACCTGATTAAAAAACACCACCACCATCTTCGCCTTGGGCGATGGGTAGCGCGCCGGTCGCCCGGTGATCTGCTCCATGACGAAACCATTCGCGGCATAGATCCCGTGACCCGCGCCGTATACCAGCAACAACAACGCGATGTAATACATCACGAACCGGCGGCGGTGCGCTAATTTGGGCAACAATACGAATACGTTGAAGGAGATCGTGATCGCCACCGCCGCGCTCATCACCGCCAGGCGCCCGATATAAATCGGGGTAAACCGACTTTGACCCGGAGGGCTCGGCAACAATACACACATCAATCCAATCGCCCCCACCACGACCAAAGCGTAATGCCACCATGGATTGCGGGGCGACGAACGAGTCTCGGAGGGAGCCATACCCAGCATCCTCACCCACCACGGATCGCGGGCAAGCTCACACCCCGGTTCCAACGCAATCGGTTGCGCTGACGTTTTTTTCGGTCCGACTTGTGGATAGGCGAGATGCACGGGCAACGAAACGGTCTCACGTCGACCGTTCGAGCGTCATTGTCGCCGGTTCCGTGTCCCGGGAAATCCGATTTCGACCAACGACGCTACTACGCCCGCCATCAACCAGATCGCGGCGGCCAACGACACCTGCTGTGCCCTGTTGTGGTTAGCACTGCTAATTATGTTAATCTGACCCTACATACCTTTCTTATAATCCCTCGCCCACCGGCTTTCGCCGTCATTTCAATGGCCAAGGTGAAAGGCTAGAAATTGGGTGGGAAGCCATGGGTATTTATCCCCTTCGATTTCCACCCATGCTTGTCATGCCTCCTCAAAACCAAGCCTCTCGGTTGCTTTCTCGCCGATTACGTTGCTCTGCCTACGTAGCGTTTTTGGCTCCGGCAATCGCTTTCGCTCAA is from Synoicihabitans lomoniglobus and encodes:
- a CDS encoding LytR/AlgR family response regulator transcription factor; translated protein: MKPIRCLVVDDEPLAQRVIENFARSLPHLQIVRKCNNAVEALDALHTEKDIDVIFLDIQMPRLSGLSFARSLKHAPPIIFTTAFAEHALESYDLEAVDYLKKPFSFERFCQALEKVQRRMEVAAVTSAGGVSNVVESRVSAATSWADQSVFIKAEGAMVRVDLADILLIEGVGDYVKLVRRNSTLISHETLQQWERRLPSDGFVRVHKSFIVAVGQIDAIKGGEILIEERWIPIGRVYRAALDAVIGTK
- a CDS encoding sensor histidine kinase gives rise to the protein MAPSETRSSPRNPWWHYALVVVGAIGLMCVLLPSPPGQSRFTPIYIGRLAVMSAAVAITISFNVFVLLPKLAHRRRFVMYYIALLLLVYGAGHGIYAANGFVMEQITGRPARYPSPKAKMVVVFFNQVLVFTALSSVLHYLRSWARSRELERQKLEAELTALKAQLNPHFLFNSLNNIYSLALDKSDDGPAYVLKMSEMMRYILHDSQVESIELRKELEFVQHYLDLERIRTENTMRMTLNVQGDPEGVQVAPLLFLPFVENAFKHGVSTAPVEAFVEINASVLVDGHLVVEVINSKEDMEAVLAGMGITPPAPASEMPGGIGLENVRRRLHLLYPDRHDLVLRDEGDRFVARVEVWS
- a CDS encoding nucleotidyltransferase domain-containing protein — protein: MYPHHQETIANAERVFAAEPDVIALLVGGSIAHGLARETSDVDIMIVVSPESYAARKARDEPLYLNFEHSTYEGGYIDGKYLDIPFMAQVADRGSEAARYAFQDAIVVFSRDDQIPALISRIVRFPVEKKADNIRRFLAQMNAWKWMAQEGRKHGNRYIVRRAIDNFILFSSRVILAHNERLYPFHKWMLREVERAPDRPADMLAMIDRILDESSAESVEALFSAVKATTTVEFDDATWGRWFQRDNELNWLDHEPPVADL
- a CDS encoding MTAP family purine nucleoside phosphorylase, whose translation is MKVAFISGTSIVKSDLFAAWDVRTIETPYGPVTYKAHGDHVLINRHGYEFPKPPHTINYRANIRALADLGYTDIVSLNSVGSLDPALPPGTFVSCSDYVCLQEGPKTFHDDELKGGAPGIANNLIPDLLKALDPEFTIYPGKTYVQMRGPRFETKAEIRVVKNWGDVIGMTAAFEADLCSELGLNYNSFALIDNFANGLEGTEIDFAKFHDLVKENQAKVNRLFTRFLEILG